From a region of the Brevibacterium siliguriense genome:
- a CDS encoding amidohydrolase family protein, with the protein MVGARTRTGGGGAHGRGPRTALGTDSSVCPHGQNLREVVHAVELGLRPMEAIVAGTRNAAELLRLDRDLGTLEAGRLADLIVVRPEHCSHHERLSRHVADSSQIMISRISSHDPEGQPPDDP; encoded by the coding sequence GTGGTCGGCGCTCGCACGCGAACGGGTGGCGGCGGCGCTCACGGCAGGGGTCCCCGGACGGCTCTCGGCACGGACTCGAGCGTATGTCCGCACGGACAGAACCTGCGGGAAGTCGTCCACGCGGTCGAACTCGGCCTCCGCCCGATGGAGGCCATCGTGGCAGGAACCCGCAATGCGGCAGAGCTCCTTCGCCTCGACAGAGACCTCGGCACTCTTGAGGCGGGCCGCCTGGCAGACCTCATCGTCGTCCGACCCGAGCATTGCTCTCACCATGAGCGCCTGAGCCGGCACGTTGCGGACAGCTCGCAGATCATGATCAGCCGAATCTCATCCCACGACCCAGAAGGACAGCCACCCGATGACCCCTGA
- a CDS encoding M20 metallopeptidase family protein: protein MTPDFTSEARSLAGDLRELRRELHRNPEVGLDLPETQRRILDALDGLPLEITLGQGLSSIIAVLRGAHPGPTVLLRGDMDALPVIESTGLDFASTNGSMHACGHDLHVSGLVGAAQLLSAHQSELSGTVAFMFQPGEEGLGGAKIMLEEGMFDTIGQKPDVAYAIHVAPGVPGTFVTKPGTIMAGANTLHVTMHGSGGHSSRPEDAVDPVRPILEFGQALQSMVTGSFSVFDPIVAQVTQLEAGKAVNVIPASAKLGASVRTLSHESTRRFPERATRLAESIAAAHGCTAEVVWTEQYPVTVNDGGEADFALRVLADSFGTERAVQVPDPLMGSEDFSFVLEQVPGAFLFFFVTPEGIDPESAATNHSPEVQFDDAHLPDQAAALASLAWERSLRE, encoded by the coding sequence ATGACCCCTGATTTCACCAGCGAAGCTCGATCCCTTGCCGGTGACCTGCGCGAACTGCGCCGCGAGCTCCATCGCAATCCCGAAGTCGGCCTCGACCTGCCAGAGACGCAGCGACGAATCCTCGACGCACTGGACGGCCTTCCGCTCGAGATCACCCTCGGTCAGGGGCTCAGCTCGATCATCGCCGTTTTGCGCGGAGCACACCCCGGCCCGACGGTGCTTCTGCGCGGGGATATGGACGCTCTGCCCGTCATCGAGTCGACCGGACTTGATTTCGCGTCGACGAATGGAAGCATGCATGCCTGCGGGCATGATCTCCACGTCTCAGGACTCGTCGGAGCCGCACAATTGCTGTCCGCTCATCAGTCCGAACTCTCCGGCACCGTGGCCTTCATGTTCCAACCCGGCGAAGAGGGTTTGGGCGGGGCGAAGATCATGCTCGAGGAAGGGATGTTCGACACCATCGGTCAGAAACCCGATGTTGCCTACGCGATCCACGTGGCCCCAGGGGTGCCGGGAACCTTCGTCACCAAACCGGGCACGATCATGGCCGGGGCGAACACGCTGCACGTGACGATGCACGGCAGCGGAGGTCACAGTTCGCGACCGGAAGATGCTGTCGACCCGGTCCGACCGATTCTCGAATTCGGACAGGCGCTGCAGTCGATGGTCACCGGATCGTTCAGTGTCTTCGACCCGATCGTCGCCCAGGTGACGCAGCTGGAAGCGGGGAAGGCAGTCAACGTCATCCCTGCCTCGGCGAAGCTCGGAGCCTCTGTGCGCACGCTCTCCCACGAGTCGACGCGAAGGTTCCCCGAACGCGCCACACGGTTGGCGGAGTCGATTGCGGCCGCACACGGGTGCACGGCCGAGGTGGTGTGGACCGAGCAGTATCCTGTCACGGTCAACGACGGCGGCGAGGCCGACTTCGCCCTCAGAGTTCTGGCCGATAGTTTCGGTACCGAGCGGGCAGTGCAGGTGCCGGATCCGCTCATGGGGTCCGAGGACTTCTCGTTCGTGCTCGAGCAGGTGCCCGGTGCTTTCTTATTCTTCTTCGTGACGCCCGAAGGCATCGACCCGGAGTCGGCGGCAACGAACCACTCGCCGGAGGTTCAGTTCGACGATGCGCACCTGCCCGACCAGGCCGCGGCGCTCGCATCCCTGGCCTGGGAGCGGTCGCTGCGCGAATGA